The Ignavibacteriales bacterium genome includes a region encoding these proteins:
- a CDS encoding ATP-dependent Clp protease adaptor ClpS, translated as MNQQTELNVTSETDETIQTPAKVILFNDEVHTFEEVIGQLIKALGCGSTKAEALTLEVHNSGKAAVFQGPMDRCVKVSGVLEEIGLHTQIEM; from the coding sequence GTGAACCAACAGACCGAACTCAATGTCACGTCTGAAACCGACGAAACGATCCAGACTCCTGCCAAGGTGATCCTCTTCAACGACGAGGTGCACACTTTTGAGGAAGTCATCGGTCAACTTATCAAGGCACTCGGTTGTGGTTCCACAAAGGCTGAAGCACTTACGCTCGAAGTTCACAACAGCGGCAAGGCGGCAGTGTTCCAGGGTCCGATGGACCGATGCGTGAAGGTTTCAGGAGTCCTTGAAGAAATCGGACTTCATACCCAGATTGAAATGTGA